One window of Aspergillus oryzae RIB40 DNA, chromosome 3 genomic DNA carries:
- a CDS encoding uncharacterized protein (predicted protein) — MSGGRSTSPISVPPSSRQRRASLASGLGLADYLSKSGNQGTTSSVPTGPMASAVANAQSHHGRRLSITTLGLSGSPTQTSPFGGRNLRHGSVSSSMGSNPASLEDAVIEDNENGPPSVTPTSPFARRVSFGAQALRDVRGGSTGNGRYPSPWSPVAGRRSNASPASSTSINTTTVSVAATTHKVISENDRSNPSWRPLGEGFNWSEALRTRAERAPSIGNNSSNTPQAQHTANPAQSGQHQRAASIASMEQPAREMPKQPRQNKPDFFQEKILRGDFMD; from the coding sequence ATGTCAGGCGGTCGTTCGACTTCTCCCATCTCTGTTCCTCCATCATCGCGACAGCGTCGAGCTTCCTTGGCATCAGGCCTTGGCTTAGCTGATTATCTGTCGAAATCCGGGAATCAAGGGACCACCTCAAGCGTTCCAACCGGTCCAATGGCTAGTGCCGTAGCCAACGCACAGTCGCACCATGGGCGACGGCTATCCATTACCACGCTGGGGCTTTCAGGCTCACCAACTCAAACTTCACCGTTTGGGGGAAGAAACTTGCGACATGGTAGTGTGTCCAGTTCCATGGGATCTAACCCCGCGAGCCTCGAGGACGCGGTCATAGAGGATAATGAGAATGGCCCTCCTAGTGTCACGCCGACCTCTCCGTTCGCACGGAGGGTTTCCTTTGGCGCACAAGCATTGCGAGATGTCCGCGGAGGAAGCACAGGCAATGGTAGATATCCCTCTCCTTGGTCACCCGTGGCTGGACGGCGCTCAAATGCGTCGCCAGCCAGCAGCACTTCTATCAATACCACCACTGTTTCAGTAGCTGCAACTACACACAAAGTGATTTCTGAAAATGATAGATCTAACCCGTCTTGGCGACCATTAGGCGAAGGCTTCAATTGGTCCGAAGCTCTTCGAACTCGGGCCGAGCGTGCCCCGTCGATTGGAAATAACTCCTCAAATACACCTCAAGCACAGCATACAGCAAACCCGGCTCAGTCTGGGCAGCATCAGCGGGCGGCCTCCATCGCTTCAATGGAACAACCAGCCCGGGAGATGCCCAAGCAACCCCGGCAAAATAAGCCGGACTTCTTTCAGGAGAAAATACTCCGTGGAGATTTCATGGATTAG
- a CDS encoding putative YT521-B-like splicing factor (predicted protein), whose protein sequence is MTNTADNVSSSNSKPARVEPGGNPPSNPNKANSSATATQKSDIGFLQDSRPHSIHHHPEDPTYVRHNGRGLPPATLSMGGMRSALPGYRADTVVFDRRVMPQRFVPTGPGHGVVYSSMHPLPLFLETTPNMNMPVHNPFSQAYSLYSQEQQQQQQQEHMPSQHTGPGYQPLGYSSPTHLGIPPAEYGQIYYAPPTYVASHGHSAVQANVTIHLHQNCPSKNTQENFAKASTTLSKGSKSRTPESGYDVSKTIVDGSTPMRSTQTPPSAMGKQKRENYAADLMAHGSPLSRTDIHLGGTAPHPINLTRPITPRGPPRKPKQSGHALWVGNLPPGTDINELKDYFARDATKDVESVFLISKSNCAFVNYKTEVACLAALSRFHDTRFHGARLVCRLRRDSISSAPQPDSSSCSSQAENGADAIHNEQNESMLVKKIVDSTYSSPRMPNRYFIVKSLSMDDLELSRQSGIWATQAHNEGESYIQMKVEGDTKKKTADNVYLVFSANKSGEYYGYARMVSPIQEDDGLIMEMLPRPNHIQAESEDLDLTPTPATSTAPNGRIINDLARGTVFWEADSSEDEGGRKIAKSVAEVAEEVAESGFQSIGKPFRIQWLSTERVPFYRTRGLRNPWNANREIKIARDGTEIEPAVGERLVQLFHTPYVG, encoded by the exons ATGACGAACACCGCAGATAATGTTTCTTCAAGCAATTCGAAACCAGCAAGGGTAGAACCGGGTGGCAACCCACCGTCAAACCCTAACAAAGCCAACTCATCGGCAACTGCAACTCAAAAGTCTG ACATTGGGTTCTTACAGGACTCTCGACCACATAGTATACATCATCATCCCGAAGATCCTACTTATGTGAGACATAATGGCCGTGGATTGCCTCCAGCCACGCTGAGCATGGGCGGCATGAGGTCCGCGCTACCCGGCTACCGAGCCGACACTGTTGTTTTTGACCGGCGTGTGATGCCACAGCGCTTTGTGCCTACAGGGCCTGGTCATGGAGTGGTATACTCATCAATGCACCCTTTACCATTGTTCCTTGAGACAACACCGAACATGAATATGCCTGTCCATAACCCGTTCTCTCAAGCATATTCACTTTACTCacaggagcagcagcagcagcaacaacaagaacatATGCCATCTCAGCATACTGGGCCTGGGTATCAGCCGCTAGGATACAGCTCACCAACACACTTGGGAATCCCGCCAGCCGAATACGGGCAAATTTATTATGCTCCGCCTACGTATGTGGCATCTCATGGACATAGTGCAGTTCAGGCGAATGTGACAATCCATTTACATCAAAATTGCCCATCCAAAAATACCCAAGAGAACTTTGCTAAAGCATCAACAACTCTTTCAAAAGGGTCCAAGTCTCGTACCCCAGAGTCGGGCTATGATGTCTCAAAGACTATCGTGGACGGGTCAACTCCAATGAGATCCACCCAAACTCCGCCCTCCGCGATGGGTAAGCAGAAAAGGGAGAACTATGCCGCAGATTTAATGGCTCATGGTTCCCCTTTATCACGGACTGATATTCATTTGGGTGGTACAGCTCCACACCCAATCAACCTTACCCGCCCCATAACACCGCGAggaccaccaaggaagccAAAGCAATCTGGTCATGCTTTATGGGTTGGCAATCTACCCCCCGGGACAGATATCAATGAACTGAAAGACTACTTCGCACGGGATGCCACTAAAGATGTTGAAAGTGTCTTTCTCATATCGAAAAGTAACTGTGCCTTTGTCAATTACAAGACGGAGGTGGCCTGCCTTGCAGCACTATCGAGATTCCACGACACAAGGTTCCATGGAGCACGTCTCGTCTGTCGACTGCGTCGAGATTCGATATCTTCTGCCCCGCAGCCCGATTCATCGAGTTGTTCATCTCAAGCTGAGAACGGTGCTGACGCTATACACAACGAACAGAATGAAAGTATGCTGGTGAAAAAGATCGTTGATAGTACATATTCGAGTCCTCGAATGCCAAACAGATATTTCATTGTCAAAAGCCTGTCTATGGATGATCTCGAACTGAGTAGACAAAGTGGGATCTGGGCAACGCAGGCGCATAACGAGG GCGAGTCTTACATTCAAATGAAGGTGGAAGGCGacacaaagaagaaa ACTGCTGATAATGTCTACCTTGTCTTTTCCGCCAATAAGTCTGGCGAGTATTATGGGTACGCTCGGATGGTGTCGCCAATCCAAGAGGACGACGGCTTGATCATGGAGATGCTGCCTCGCCCCAACCACATCCAGGCCGAGTCCGAGGACTTAGATTTGACACCAACTCCAGCGACGTCCACCGCCCCAAATGGACGGATCATCAACGATCTTGCGCGGGGAACTGTGTTCTGGGAAGCAGACTCatcggaagatgaaggcggAAGAAAGATTGCTAAGAGCGTCGCGGAGGTAGCCGAGGAGGTAGCAGAGTCGGGCTTCCAGTCTATCGGGAAGCCGTTCCGGATCCAATGGCTTTCAACAGAACGAGTCCCTTTCTACCGCACACGTGGTTTGCGGAACCCCTGGAACGCAAACCGAGAAATCAAGATTGCCCGAGACGGCACAGAAATTGAGCCGGCTGTCGGGGAGAGGCTTGTGCAGCTATTCCACACACCTTACGTTGGGtga
- a CDS encoding uncharacterized protein (putative GTPase activating proteins (GAPs)): protein MDPIDLRMASVREARNAERRFCFEVITPQYKRIYQATSEEDMGNWIRAINNALQSAVEGRGMSPPLSPTADNSSIGRDIGSVLTGKSSSYSGQHSHSTASNASNNSVTRRTTVGARPSYVRGDGNSFEDNPSRLLQTVRDADQGNNWCADCGSASKVEWVSINLGIVLCIECSGIHRSLGTHISKVRSLTLDVNSFSNDIVEILLQIGNRVSNMVWEATLDQSQKPIETSTREQRLKFITAKYSERAYAQNLPSQMSRFATPDETLLAAIKKNDIQGVLYGIALRANVNITDRSRNTHAVFLALAAADPASPGSTSSRPSTSNSVKPIPFPIAELLVQNGAEIPSQPPPIPLSPAAQLYLSQRTARVPAFGTLAASASGKPTADSLGTLPSIRGTGSDNSVVSSHGPSSLDSKEREKLHKRGSAGARLAGKVASLGIDR from the coding sequence ATGGATCCTATCGATCTACGAATGGCCTCTGTGCGAGAGGCTCGAAATGCAGAACGAAGATTCTGCTTCGAGGTCATTACTCCTCAGTATAAACGCATCTATCAAGCAACAtccgaggaggatatggGTAACTGGATCCGGGCTATTAACAACGCCTTACAAAGTGCTGTTGAGGGTCGCGGCATGTCCCCACCGCTCTCTCCCACTGCAGATAATTCGTCCATTGGCCGTGATATTGGCTCTGTATTGACCGGGAAAAGTTCCTCATATTCAGGCCAACATTCCCACTCTACTGCATCCAATGCGTCAAACAACAGTGTAACCCGTCGCACGACTGTGGGTGCACGACCAAGCTACGTACGTGGCGATGGCAATAGTTTCGAGGACAATCCTTCCAGGCTGCTTCAGACAGTTCGTGATGCCGATCAGGGCAATAACTGGTGTGCTGACTGCGGATCGGCATCTAAGGTCGAGTGGGTCTCTATCAACCTAGGGATTGTTCTATGCATTGAATGTAGTGGTATTCACAGATCCCTTGGAACACACATTTCAAAGGTCCGATCCCTCACTCTTGATGTGAATTCTTTCTCGAATGACATCGTTGAAATCCTATTGCAAATTGGCAACCGCGTCAGCAACATGGTCTGGGAGGCCACGTTGGATCAATCCCAAAAGCCAATAGAGACGTCAACTCGAGAACAGCGCTTAAAGTTCATTACCGCGAAGTACAGTGAAAGAGCCTATGCTCAGAACCTACCCTCCCAGATGTCTCGTTTTGCAACCCCGGACGAAACACTTCTTGCCGCGATCAAGAAAAACGACATACAGGGTGTCCTCTACGGCATCGCACTTCGAGCTAATGTGAATATCACTGACCGTTCTCGTAATACCCATGCAgtttttcttgctcttgcaGCAGCTGATCCAGCATCACCGGGTTCCACTTCATCTAGGCCTAGTACGAGCAACTCCGTAAAGCCAATCCCGTTCCCCATTGCTGAGCTGCTTGTTCAAAATGGAGCAGAAATTCCATCTCAGCCCCCGCCTATTCCTCTTTCGCCTGCCGCTCAATTATATCTGAGCCAACGAACCGCTAGAGTGCCTGCATTCGGCACATTGGCTGCATCTGCATCGGGTAAACCTACCGCTGACAGCCTGGGCACATTACCTAGTATTAGAGGAACCGGAAGTGATAATTCCGTTGTGTCTTCTCACGGGCCAAGCTCTTTAGATAGCAAGGAACGTGAAAAGCTACATAAAAGAGGAAGTGCTGGTGCCAGATTGGCTGGGAAGGTAGCCTCTTTAGGTATTGATCGATAA
- a CDS encoding uncharacterized protein (predicted protein), whose product MGNVGSRLDDSGSLYFKDQNKFTIASVTILDSRRRVLLNLTPNSFPASRYIAKRDISDDTPIEYIQDPDFSPSSPAPTFLLRLTNEDELNFNFTFILRQTKTGNVANSTVNGVATSLPEVADTVLTGLTFAHAPNSKELDNLITREFHANPNLQNNSNVQFVGDYSTNGSPSVQFEWSWRWKPPKPVEDKGGGWRNSCSFLEYDQRANRLNTLAHFSFWVQNTMRALPSPQILSPRLELSVPPRHHPGLREV is encoded by the exons ATGGGAAATGTTGGAAGCCGGCTGGACGACTCGGGGAGTCTATACTTCAAGGATCAAAATAAAT TTACGATCGCATCTGTGACTATACTTGACTCCAGGAGGCGAGTCTTGTTAAATCTTACCCCGAATTCATTCCCTGCAAGCAGATATATCGCCAAGCGTGATATCAGCGATGACACTCCGATTGAATACATCCAG GACCCTGatttttccccttcttccccagcGCCCACCTTCCTTTTACGGCTTACCAACGAAGATGAGTTGAACTTCAACTTCACATTCATATTGAGACAGACTAAAACCGGCAATGTCGCGAATTCTACTGTTAATGGTGTTGCGACTTCTCTCCCAGAAGTTGCGGACACCGTGCTCACCGGTCTAACTTTCGCGCATGCGCCGAATTCAAAGGAGCTGGACAACCTAATTACCAGGGAATTTCATGCCAATCCCAATCTACAGAACAATTCGAATGTGCAGTTTGTAGGAGATTACTCCACGAACGGCAGTCCATCTGTGCAATTCGAATGGTCGTGGAGATGGAAGCCGCCAAAACCAGTAGAGGACAAAGGAGGCGGCTGGAGAAACAGCTGCAGTTTCTTGGAATATGACCAAAGGGCTAACCGGCTGAATACACTTGctcatttctctttttgggTACAGAATACGATGCGCGCCTTGCCGAGCCCTCAAATTTTATCGCCAAGGTTAGAACTTAGCGTTCCACCCCGGCACC ATCCTGGACTACGAGAGGTTTAA
- a CDS encoding C2 domain protein (predicted protein), whose protein sequence is MKGTLTGGSTEQKPAGGFDSTPFPHAPPGYTLKFTFHRGINLPCADFGSFSSDPYTVAQLNVDIPKRHKQDNNLTFRTPTVRKNRDPVWESEWIVANVPASGFQLKCTVYDEDAADHDDKLGNAYVEVNSISGHWNGIKEQSFKVKKRTGSKRVYLFGNIAALASGRLDVGSHLVISVEFLGKTPSEEGGQVYTVGPNYWFKHFSPLIGRLAGTKDEVQSQNGKKTITRYNFQAIQMQLKGPVPAELYHRYVEFKPFVAGMFTSQSLRGRILNRALHHQHQRIYNFDRSTLHGQSGSPCTELTQKFLEFTHYAQGGRIFTYVLTLDGQFRFTETGKEFGIDMLSKHTMHSNVSIYIAYSGEFFLRRRKHHRRHFSQISQPSDTEIPVEEPLQDQEISTNPEDYELFIDNDSGTYRPNGQKLPLLKKFISESFVGLHITTLDCTEDAERMENLKDEQREFKNKEGGQMAFLQQSSASSFSISSSDEEELDERSGVVSKKRGEFAQKVHDMRDVKGQVMKWAQAEHKSKGVPAHGEEIPGHRPSKITQENTALDRQQENSSTRL, encoded by the exons ATGAAGGGTACTCTAACCGGTGGCTCTACGGAACAAAAACCCGCCGGTGGATTCGATAGCACTCCGTTTCCTCATGCGCCACCAGGCTACACCCTTAAATTCACCTTTCATCGGGGCATCAACCTTCCCTGTGCTGATTTCGGAAGCTTCTCCTCTGATCCATACACAGTAGCCCAGCTAAATGTCGATATTCCCAAGCGACATAAACAGGATAACAATCTGACGTTCCGAACACCAACAGTACGCAAAAATCGAGACCCCGTGTGGGAGAGTGAATGGATCGTTGCGAATGTGCCCGCATCAGGGTTCCAGCTCAAATGCACTGTTTACGATGAGGATGCGGCAGATCACGATGACAAGCTAGGGAATGCTTATGTTGAAGTGAACTCTATTTCGGGCCACTGGAATGGTATCAAGGAGCAGTcattcaaggtcaagaagcgCACGGGTAGTAAGCGGGTCTATTTATTTGGAAACATTGCCGCTCTTGCTTCCGGGCGCCTGGATGTCGGATCACATCTCGTCATCAGCGTGGAGTTTCTGGGAAAGACTCCGAGTGAGGAAGGGGGCCAGGTCTATACTGTAGGACCAAATTACTGGTTTAAgcatttttctcctcttATCGGACGATTGGCAGGCACCAAAGACGAAGTTCAAAGTCAGAATGGTAAAAAGACAATCACTCGTTACAA TTTTCAAGCGATTCAAATGCAGCTCAAGGGTCCTGTTCCTGCGGAGCTTTACCATCGCTATGTGGAGTTCAAACCATTCGTAGCGGGAATGTTTACATCGCAGAGTCTTCGAGGTCGTATTCTCAACAGAGCTCTACATCACCAGCATCAGCGAATATATAATTTTGACAGGTCAACCCTCCATGGCCAATCCGGGTCTCCATGCACTGAACTTACCCAAAAGTTTCTTGAATTTACCCACTATGCTCAGGGTGGAAGAATATTTACATATGTTCTCACTCTCGATGGGCAGTTTCGCTTTACAGAAACGGGAAAGGAATTTGGAATTGATATGCTAAGCAAGCATACGATGCACAGCAATGTTTCAATATATATCGCTTACTCTGGCGAGTTTTTTCTCCGTCGACGAAAGCATCACCGACGGCACTTCTCTCAAATATCTCAACCCTCGGATACCGAAATCCCCGTGGAGGAACCTCTACAGGATCAAGAGATATCAACCAATCCTGAAGACTATGAGCTTTTCATTGATAATGATAGCGGCACCTATCGCCCGAATGGTCAGAAACTTCCtctcttgaagaaattcatttCAGAAAGTTTTGTCGGTCTCCATATCACCACACTGGACTGTACAGAAGATgctgaaagaatggagaactTGAAGGATGAGCAGAGAGAGTTCAAGAACAAGGAAGGTGGTCAGATGGCCTTCCTCCAGCAAAGCAGCGCATCATCATTTTCCATATCGAGCtcagacgaggaagaactTGATGAACGCAGTGGTGTCGTATCGAAAAAGCGTGGCGAGTTTGCCCAGAAGGTGCACGATATGCGTGATGTGAAAGGACAAGTAATGAAGTGGGCGCAGGCGGAGCACAAAAGTAAAGGTGTTCCCGCACACGGCGAAGAGATTCCAGGGCATCGGCCCTCAAAAATCACACAAGAAAATACAGCCCTTGACAGGCAACAGGAAAATAGCTCTACCAGGCTGTGA